A single genomic interval of Oryza sativa Japonica Group chromosome 7, ASM3414082v1 harbors:
- the LOC4342912 gene encoding serine/threonine protein phosphatase 2A 57 kDa regulatory subunit B' theta isoform, with protein sequence MMKQIFGRRKNAKSADKDFFSGTSPSVLDQVSGLGVADRATSNLGSQPPIISSTGLSYGSGNRVENPNTRTNGNLYSSSFQPLPSFKDVPNSEKQNLLIRKLKLCCIVFDFTDPTKNIQEKEMKSQTLLEIVDYVVSATVKFPEIVMLEITRMISANLFRTLISPPREKKVLQAFDLEEDEAVMDPAWSHLQIVYELLLKFIQSPETDAKLAKRYIDHSFILRLLDIFDSEDPREREYLKMTLHRIYGKFMVYRPFIRKAINNIFYQFIYETEKHNGIAELLEILGSIINGFALPLKEEHKLFLVRTLIPLHKPKCIALYHQQLSYSITQFVEKDCKLADTVIRGLIKYWPITNSTKEVMFLGELEEILDATQPAEFQKCMVPLFRQIACCLNSSHFQVAERALFLWNNDHIENLIRQNSKVILPIIFSALEKNVIEHWNQAVKSLSLNVQKLFSDRDPELYKECLRKYEENKAKEKDHKLKQESVWKRLEEVASAKATSGEAVLISPSLARTSSLV encoded by the exons ATGATGAAGCAAATATTTGGGCGGCGGAAGAATGCCAAGTCAGCTGATAAGGATTTCTTTTCTGGGACGAGCCCTTCCGTGTTGGACCAGGTTTCAGGTCTCGGAGTTGCTGATAGGGCCACGTCTAACTTGGGTAGCCAACCGCCAATTATCTCTAGTACTGGGCTCAGCTATGGGAGTGGAAACCGTGTAGAGAATCCAAACACAAGGACAAATGGCAATTTGTATTCTTCTAGCTTTCAACCGTTGCCGAGCTTTAAAGATGTGCCAAATTCGGAGAAACAGAATCTGCTGATCAGAAAGTTAAAATTGTGCTGCATTGTGTTTGACTTTACTGATCCGACAAAGAACATACAGGAGAAGGAAATGAAAAGCCAAACTCTGTTGGAAATTGTCGATTATGTTGTGTCTGCCACTGTTAAGTTTCCTGAAATAGTTATGCTGGAAATTACAAGAATGATTTCAGCAAACTTATTCAGGACACTAATTTCTCCACCCAGAGAGAAAAAGGTGCTTCAAGCTTTTGATTTAGAAGAGGATGAAGCAGTGATGGATCCTGCATGGTCACACTTGCAGATTGTCTATGAGTTGCTATTGAAATTTATTCAATCTCCAGAAACAGATGCCAAATTAGCTAAGAGATATATCGACCATTCCTTCATTTTAAGACTACTTGACATCTTTGACTCAGAAGACCCTAGGGAGAGGGAGTACTTAAAGATGACACTTCATCGTATCTATGGAAAGTTCATGGTGTATCGGCCATTTATTAGAAAAGCTATCAATAATATATTCTACCAGTTCATCTATGAAACTGAAAAACACAATGGCATAGCTGAGCTCTTGGAAATTTTAGGAAGTATCATCAATGGATTTGCTTTACCACTCAAGGAAGAGCATAAGTTGTTCCTGGTACGGACCTTAATTCCACTTCACAAGCCAAAGTGCATCGCACTGTACCATCAACAGTTGTCTTACAGCATCACACAGTTTGTTGAAAAAGATTGCAAGCTCGCAGATACTGTTATCAGAGGCCTCATAAAATACTGGCCTATCACAAACAGCACAAAGGAGGTGATGTTTTTGGGGGAATTGGAGGAGATACTCGATGCAACCCAACCTGCAGAGTTCCAAAAATGTATGGTTCCCCTTTTCCGCCAGATTGCATGCTGCCTTAATAGTTCTCACTTTCAG GTTGCCGAGAGGGCATTGTTTTTGTGGAACAACGACCACATTGAGAATTTAATTAGACAAAACAGTAAGGTGATATTGCCTATCATCTTTTCTGCACTGGAGAAAAATGTAATTGAGCACTGGAACCAGGCTGTCAAAAGTCTCTCTCTTAACGTACAAAAGTTATTCTCTGATCGTGACCCTGAACTTTACAAAGAATGTTTGAGGAAGTATGAGGAAAACAAAGCTAAAGAAAAGGATCATAAATTGAAGCAAGAATCTGTATGGAAACGCCTAGAAGAGGTTGCATCAGCAAAAGCCACAAGTGGCGAGGCCGTCCTCATCTCTCCATCCCTTGCTCGCACATCATCACTTGTGTAG